Within the Novosphingobium pentaromativorans US6-1 genome, the region CGTTTCGCAAGCTCCTGCCCCGGCGCCCGCTTCCTCCGAGCCTGCCAAGGCAGAAGAAGCCCCGGCCTCTGCGCGCAAGGATCCGGAAGTGCCGCATGGCACCAACATGAAGACCTCGACCGTTCGCGAAGCCCTGCGCGACGCGATGGCCGAGGAAATGCGCCGCGACGAACGCGTCTTCGTGATGGGCGAGGAAGTCGCCGAGTACCAGGGCGCCTACAAGGTGACCCAAGGGCTGCTCGAGGAATTCGGACCCAAGCGTGTCATCGACACCCCGATCACCGAATACGGCTTTGCCGGCATCGGCACCGGTGCGGCGATGGGCGGCCTGCGTCCGATCGTCGAGTTCATGACCTTCAACTTCGCCATGCAGGCGATTGACCACATCATCAACTCGGCTGCCAAGACGAACTACATGTCCGGTGGCCAGATGCGCTGCCCGGTCGTGTTCCGCGGCCCCAACGGCGCGGCTTCGCGCGTGGGCGCGCAGCACTCGCAGAACTACGGCCCGTGGTATGCCAACGTGCCCGGCCTCGTGGTCATCGCGCCGTACGACGCGTCGGACGCCAAGGGCCTGCTCAAGGCGGCGATCCGCAGCGAAGACCCGGTGGTCTTCCTTGAAAACGAACTGATCTACGGCCGTTCCTTCGAGCTGCCGGAACTTGACGACCATGTCCTGCCGATCGGCAAGGCGCGCATCATGCGCGAGGGCAAGGACGTCACCATCGTTTCGTACTCCATCGGCGTCGGCCTGGCGCTGGAAGCCGCCGAACAGCTGGCCGGCGAAGGCATCGATGCCGAAGTCATCGACCTGCGCACCCTGCGTCCGCTCGACAAGCAGACAATCCTGGAAAGCCTCGCCAAGACGAACCGCCTTGTCGTTGCCGAGGAAGGCTTCCCGGTCTGCTCGATCGCTTCGGAAGTCATTGCGATCTGCATGGAAGAAGGCTTCGACGATCTCGACGCCCCCGTCCTGCGCGTGTGCAACGAGGACGTTCCGCTGCCTTATGCGGCCAACCTTGAAAAGGCCGCGCTGATCGACACGCCCCGCATCGTCGAGGCAGTCAAGAAGGTCTGCTACCAGGGCTGAGCCCACAGACTTTCAGGCCAGGAATGACAAGGGCCGCCGGTATCATCCCGGCGGCCCTTTTTCATGGCGTGGACGCTGCATCGATGCAGCACGCTGTCAGAAGGGAAGGGTGGTCAGCTGTCCTTGAGCAGGAAGACGGGCCGCTTGTACTTGATCTGCAGCAGGTTGCCCGGGACGAAGGCCAGGTAGTCCGGCGCATCGTAAGTGACACTGATCTGCATCTCGAGGGCATCGGCGATCCGGCTCGTCTGCGACGTGACGGTAATGCCCAGTCGGTCGGTATTGAGATTGTACCGTGAACCGGCCCCGCGCGAGCGCATCCAGGTTGAAATCAGGTCGGCCTGGCTCGCATGGCCTCGTTGATACTCGACCACAGCAAATCGCGCGCCATCCGAGGCGAGGTTGCGGATTGCGTTCCAGTTCTGGATCTGCATCCCGATCTGGAGGACGCCGATCAGCAGCGTGAAAAAGAGCGGCGCGAGCAGGGCGAACTCGACGAGAACCCCGCCGCGTTCGTCCCGGTGGAAGCGCGCAAGGCGCCGCTGCGAGAAGAAGCCTCCCATCACTGCACCTGGATCGTGCGCTCGACACGATAGTTCAGGGCCTTGCCCACGCCGAAGCGGGTCCAGATCGGCGTGTAGGTATCGGTCACGTCGAGCAGGACATATTGATAGATCGGCTGATCGGTGTCGCAGGTGGATGCATCCGCAGTCAACTGGCTGGAGAGGTTGCAGCGAAACCGCTGCTGCAGGGTCACCTCGTTGTCGGCGAGACCGAGCGAGTCCCTGATGACGCTCTTCATCGTGTCCGAGGATGTGCCAGAACCGGCTGCGGCGGCCAGCACGATGCCTTCGGCCTCGCTCGCTGCGCTCTGCAATTCCTGCTGGCGCGAGACGATCCGGCCGACTTCGAAGGTACCGAGCGCCATCAGCACGATAACCGGTGCGACGATGGCGGTTTCAACGGCCATCACGCCTTTCAGGTCGCTAACCATGCGGCGCAGGCCATGACCGATCATGCCACGAGCCTCACGATGGGAGTGGAGGTGCCGAGCAACGAGCTGTCGTCGTAGTCGCACAAGGTGCGAAGGTAGGCGCTGCCGCGAATGTCGAGCGTATAGGCCGAGATCTGGAAGCACAGCTTGCTGGTGGTGCCGGAGTCGCCGTTGATCTGGACGTCACCGTTGGGAAGGTAGAGCACGCCCTCGATGTTCAGGTTGGTGTTGCCGTTGATCTGGTGCGAGGCAGGCTCGGTTTCATCGGTCTTGTCCTCCATGAACAGCATCTGCGAAAGGCGATCCGCATCGGCCGCATAAGGCGTGCTCTGGAAGTCGGCAGCCTGCATCGGCGTCAGCGTTATCGAGCCCGTCGCCCCTTCGCCGCCCAGCTTGATTTGCGCGCCTTTGCGCAGCACGAACAGAACGTTCTTTCCCACGACCGTTGCGTTGGTGGACAGGTCCAAGGTGCCGCCATCGATGAAATAGATGCCCGAGTTGAAAGTCGTGGCGCACTTGGCGGTATAGCCGCCGACATATTTGCCGGGAAAAAGATTGGCGATCGCCTTGTTGCCATTGCCATCGCAGTACTTGGCCTTTGTCTGGTCCGCAGTGCTGGAATCCGGCTCCGGGATGGGAATGTCGGAATAGACGTCGGTGAGGCCAGAAGCATTTTCTGTGACCGTTCCTTGGAGGCTCTCGGGTACGTCCACTGTACCGCATGCTGCAATCGAGGTGGTCTCGACCGTCGCACTGCCGTCGATAGTGATGGCATCGTCGCTGCATGAAAGGGCGCCCAGGCCGCAATTGGCAATGACGTGTGCGTTACCGCCGATCTGGAATGTGGTGCCGTCCTGCTTCAGGGTGATCAGGCAGGCATGGAACTTGTTGCCTTCCTTGAAGCGGGCCTGCGCGCGCGCCATCACGGTTGCCGACTGGTTGAGCAGCAAGCCGGTGAAAGGCAGCTTCTTCGTCGCCGTAGCCGTTACCAGAACGCTGTTCGCCGTGCCGCCATCGAAGTTCGCCAGGCTGATCGTGGGAGCGCTCGCGAAAGAGGCGGTGATCTTCTGATTGGCGTTGAATTCCTGCTTGGCGCGCGTTTCGTAGTCGGCATCGTCGCTGTAGGCCAGCGCCCATGCGCCGCCGATTGCGGCCTGGTCGACCGAGTGTTGCAACTCGCGCTGCCACATGTACCATTGGGCTGTGTCGACGCCATAGCCCATGGCTCCGATGAGGGCGGGCATGCCGAGCGCCACCATCATCATGGCGTTGCCGCTCCTTGCGGAGAGCAGGCTTTTCATCAGGCAGCGGATCCGTCGGAACATCGGAAATATCCTCAAGGCGCCTCAATCGAATATTCACTATCTCGGGCAACGAGATTTGCATTGAATGAAACATTTTAGTTAACCCTTGTTAAATGGTGTTGCATTTGGGCGTACTTGCACAACCGGCCTCGCAGGTTAGAGAGGCGCTGTGTCACAAGATTCCCCCCCGCGACCGATGTCCGCAAACGCCATCGAAGAGAGCTTGCTTGCCAGTTTGCCGCTGAGCCAAAGACTGGCGCTGGCCTATGCCCCAGGCTCGGCGCGCCTGCCCACGCTGGCCCTGTTCGCGCTCGATACGCGTCTGGCCGGGCTGCTGCGCCATTCCAAGGAGCCGATGCTGGCGCAGCTGCGCCTTGCCTGGTGGCGCGAGAACCTCGATCGCGATGCATCCGAATGGCCTGCGGGCGAACCCTTGCTGGCCGCGCTGCGCAGTTGGGACGGCCAGCACAAGGCGCTCTCGGCGCTCGTCGATGGCTGGGAAGCCTTGACCGGGCATGCGCCCTTGCCGCCCGAAGCCTTGGGTCAGATGGTAGAGGGGCGCGGGGCCGCATTCGCGGCGTTGGCCTCCGCGCTCGGCAGGCCGGGCGAAGCGCAGGCTTGCGCCACGATCGGCCGGAAATGGGCGATGGCCGACCTCGCCACGCGCCTGCGCGACAAGAGCGAGACCGAGGCCATACGTGCCATGATCGCAGAGGACGCGACGCGCAGCCCGCGCGTTTCAAGACCGCTGCGGCCGCTACTCGTGCTGCACGGTCTTGCGCAAACTCGGCAGGCCAGGGGCGATGAGAAAGCCGCGCAGTCCCCCGCGGCGCTGCTCAAGGCCATGCGGCTCGGTATTCTGGGCTTTTGACCTGCTGACCAGATTGTAATTTCAAAGGCGGAGACCATCGCACTAGGCATCGCGGGGTGATGCAGAGGCGTTCGTGAACAGACTGGTCCTGGGCGCGCTGGCTGCGCTACTGCTTGTCTCGCTCGGCCTGTTCTGGATGCAGGGCCGCGCCGAAGTGGAGGAGGGCGCCCCGCCGCCTGAGGAAGCTACGGCGCAACCCGACGAATTTCCAAGCGCGGCGATAGAGGATCTGGTCGGCCCGGAACCGCCCGAAGCGACCGAACTCAGCCGCGAGCAACGGCGCTTTGCCCGTTATGACCATGACAGCGACGGACGCATCACCCGCAACGAAATGCTGTCGACCAGGACCGCGGGATTCCGCAGGCTCGACAAGGACGGCAACAACCTGCTCACGTTTGAGGAATGGGCCGTCACGACCGTCGACAAGTTCGACCATGCCGACGTCAACGGCAACGACTGGCTGACGCCGGAGGAGTTCCGCCGCACGGCGCCGCCGCGCCGGTCCGGTCCCAAACCGCGTTGTTCGTGCTGAAGCGCTTCAGGCCGCCGGGGCCAGCGTTTGCAACCAGGCGCCGATGTCTTGCTTGGCCCGCTCGGTATACGCTTCCTTGCGCTGCTTCTTCTTGACCTCGTGAAGCGGCGGAAACAGGCCGAAGTTCACATTCATCGGCTGATAGCTTTCGGCCTCAGCGTCGCCGGTAATGTGCGAGAGCAACGCGCCCATCGCCGTCGTCGGCGGCGGTCCCTGCCACTCGAGCCCACCCAGTTCGGCAGCGGTCATCAGGCCGGCCATCAGACCGACCGCGGCGCTTTCGACATAGCCCTCGCATCCGGTGATCTGCCCGGCAAAGCGAACGTGCGGCGCGCTCTTGAGCCGCAGCTGCCGGTCGAGCAGGACCGGCGAATTGAGGAAGGTGTTGCGGTGCAGGCCGCCCAGGCGAGCGAATTCGGCCTTTTCGAGCCCGGGAATGGTGCGGAACAGGCGGACCTGCTCGGCATGCTTGAGCTTGGTCTGGAAGCCCACCATGTTCCACAGCGTACCCAGCTTGTTGTCCTGGCGCAGTTGGACGACGGCATAGGCCCAGCGCCCGTTGGGATGTTCCTCGGTCGCCCAGTGCGGGTTGTCGAGCCCCACCGGCTTCATCGGCCCGAAGCGCAGGGTGTCGACACCGCGTTCGGCCATGACCTCGATCGGCATGCAACCGTCGAAGTAGGGGGTGTTGGCTTCCCACTCCTTGAACGCGGTCTTTTCGCCATCGAGCAGGGCCTGGTGGAAGGCCAGATACTGGTCCTTGTCCATTGGACAGTTGATGTAGTCCTTGGCTTCCCCGCCGAACTTGGAGGGCTTGTCCCAGCGCGAGGCCTTCCAGCAGATGTCCATGTCGATGGTGTCGTGGTAGACGATCGGAGCGATGGCATCGAAGAAGGCGAGGCTATCCGAGCCGGTCGCCTTGCCGATGCTGCCGGCCAGTGCTTCGGCCGTAAGCGGCCCGGTGGCAACGATGGTCAGGCCGCTATCGGGCAGGGTGTCGATGCGCTCGCGCACGATGTCGAGCGTCGGCAGCGACTGGAGGCGGGCTTCGACTTCGGCGGAGAATACCTCGCGGTCGACTGCCAGCGCCGAACCTGCGGGCACCTGCGCCTTGGCAGCCGCAGCCATGATCACCGAATCGCAGCGGCGCATCTCGTGATGGAGCAGGCCAACCGCGTTCTTCTCGTCGTCGTCCGAACGGAAGGAATTGGAGCAGACCATCTCGGCCAGGCCGTCGGTCTGGTGCGCCGGGCTGCGTTCTCCCGTGCCGCGCATTTCTGACAGGCGCACGCGAAGGCCGCGCCGCGCGAGTTGCCAGGCCGCCTCGCTGCCTGCGAGGCCGCCGCCGATAATGTGAACGTCGTATTCGGGTTGTGCTGTCATGGGCCAAGGCCCCTAGCCGCTCTTTGCGCGCAGCGAAAGGGAATGCAAGTTGGGCGTGCCGGGACGAGGGGGATTGCATGGCAGGCCAAAACCGTGACAAGCGCAGTCGACGAATTCGGCCCCGGACA harbors:
- a CDS encoding TadE/TadG family type IV pilus assembly protein; this translates as MIGHGLRRMVSDLKGVMAVETAIVAPVIVLMALGTFEVGRIVSRQQELQSAASEAEGIVLAAAAGSGTSSDTMKSVIRDSLGLADNEVTLQQRFRCNLSSQLTADASTCDTDQPIYQYVLLDVTDTYTPIWTRFGVGKALNYRVERTIQVQ
- a CDS encoding pyruvate dehydrogenase complex E1 component subunit beta; the encoded protein is MAIELKMPALSPTMEEGKLAKWLVKEGDEVSSGDILAEIETDKATMEFEAVDEGTIGKIVIAEGTENVKVGTVIAVLAGEGEDASAVAESVSQAPAPAPASSEPAKAEEAPASARKDPEVPHGTNMKTSTVREALRDAMAEEMRRDERVFVMGEEVAEYQGAYKVTQGLLEEFGPKRVIDTPITEYGFAGIGTGAAMGGLRPIVEFMTFNFAMQAIDHIINSAAKTNYMSGGQMRCPVVFRGPNGAASRVGAQHSQNYGPWYANVPGLVVIAPYDASDAKGLLKAAIRSEDPVVFLENELIYGRSFELPELDDHVLPIGKARIMREGKDVTIVSYSIGVGLALEAAEQLAGEGIDAEVIDLRTLRPLDKQTILESLAKTNRLVVAEEGFPVCSIASEVIAICMEEGFDDLDAPVLRVCNEDVPLPYAANLEKAALIDTPRIVEAVKKVCYQG
- the trmFO gene encoding methylenetetrahydrofolate--tRNA-(uracil(54)-C(5))-methyltransferase (FADH(2)-oxidizing) TrmFO produces the protein MTAQPEYDVHIIGGGLAGSEAAWQLARRGLRVRLSEMRGTGERSPAHQTDGLAEMVCSNSFRSDDDEKNAVGLLHHEMRRCDSVIMAAAAKAQVPAGSALAVDREVFSAEVEARLQSLPTLDIVRERIDTLPDSGLTIVATGPLTAEALAGSIGKATGSDSLAFFDAIAPIVYHDTIDMDICWKASRWDKPSKFGGEAKDYINCPMDKDQYLAFHQALLDGEKTAFKEWEANTPYFDGCMPIEVMAERGVDTLRFGPMKPVGLDNPHWATEEHPNGRWAYAVVQLRQDNKLGTLWNMVGFQTKLKHAEQVRLFRTIPGLEKAEFARLGGLHRNTFLNSPVLLDRQLRLKSAPHVRFAGQITGCEGYVESAAVGLMAGLMTAAELGGLEWQGPPPTTAMGALLSHITGDAEAESYQPMNVNFGLFPPLHEVKKKQRKEAYTERAKQDIGAWLQTLAPAA
- a CDS encoding EF-hand domain-containing protein; translated protein: MNRLVLGALAALLLVSLGLFWMQGRAEVEEGAPPPEEATAQPDEFPSAAIEDLVGPEPPEATELSREQRRFARYDHDSDGRITRNEMLSTRTAGFRRLDKDGNNLLTFEEWAVTTVDKFDHADVNGNDWLTPEEFRRTAPPRRSGPKPRCSC
- a CDS encoding TadE/TadG family type IV pilus assembly protein, whose product is MFRRIRCLMKSLLSARSGNAMMMVALGMPALIGAMGYGVDTAQWYMWQRELQHSVDQAAIGGAWALAYSDDADYETRAKQEFNANQKITASFASAPTISLANFDGGTANSVLVTATATKKLPFTGLLLNQSATVMARAQARFKEGNKFHACLITLKQDGTTFQIGGNAHVIANCGLGALSCSDDAITIDGSATVETTSIAACGTVDVPESLQGTVTENASGLTDVYSDIPIPEPDSSTADQTKAKYCDGNGNKAIANLFPGKYVGGYTAKCATTFNSGIYFIDGGTLDLSTNATVVGKNVLFVLRKGAQIKLGGEGATGSITLTPMQAADFQSTPYAADADRLSQMLFMEDKTDETEPASHQINGNTNLNIEGVLYLPNGDVQINGDSGTTSKLCFQISAYTLDIRGSAYLRTLCDYDDSSLLGTSTPIVRLVA
- a CDS encoding TadE/TadG family type IV pilus assembly protein gives rise to the protein MGGFFSQRRLARFHRDERGGVLVEFALLAPLFFTLLIGVLQIGMQIQNWNAIRNLASDGARFAVVEYQRGHASQADLISTWMRSRGAGSRYNLNTDRLGITVTSQTSRIADALEMQISVTYDAPDYLAFVPGNLLQIKYKRPVFLLKDS